The genomic DNA AGCCCTTAGCAGCAAGCACCTGGCATACAGGGAGCGCTCATGGATGCTTGATCCTGCCAGTCCCCCTCCCCTTGAGGTTCTCCCTCAACATTTCCCCTGGGCCTGGATCTCCCATCTCGGGGTCTCTCTCGGGGCCTCAGTCTCCACACGGCCATCCGCCTTCCCTCTCTACGCCCACGCTGCCCCTGGGCCCGGGGCTCTCACCGAGAGGTGCTGAAACAACCAGGCCCTCATGATGTTGGTGGCCACCTTGGGGAAGATTCCCCTCTTCTTATTGTGCCGCCGCTCCTGGTCCAGCTCCTCGTCCTCTCCCCCAGAACTTGGAGAGGCCATGCTTGTGTCTAGTCCGTCTCCTGGGGGAGGACAGGCATGCCGTGCTTGTGGGCAGTAGGGGGGGGGTACCAGAGAGACCCAGAACCCTCACCCACGAGACTGCTCCACACCCCAGTCGTCCTTGTGCCTGTGGAAGTCCTACTTGCTGTCTAACTCCAATCCTCAGACTGACTCCCACACTTGTCCTCCACCTGCCAGGCTTCTTACCTTGGTCACTGGAGTTGTCCCCACTCTGGGAGGCCAGGCCCCCACTGGAGGGACCCGGGGTCCCCAAATGTACGGACCCGCTGTCCTCATGGTCTCTAATCCAAGTATTATTCTGGAAAACAAGAGTTGGAGGTCAGCGCCAATGTAGCACAGTGGCTGAGACCAGGGGCTCTGGAGCTGGGACCCCTGAGTGTAAATAGAGCCTGTTCCTGCCtctttcctggctgtgtgaccttgggcaagtcgcttcacctctctgtgcctctgtgtctTCAAGGGAAGACAATAAACTCTCCCCACCTCGCAGAGCAGGGTGAGGACTCAAGGAGTTAATTTACATAAAGACACATAGCAATCACCCAGTGAAGAGGCGTTTATACAGATCTAGGGCACCTTATCTGAAATCCTTGGGGGCCAGCAGTGTTTCAGAATTCAGagtgtttcacatttttatttatttttataattttttttaaatgtttatttttgagagagacggagacagagtgtgagcgggggaggggcagagagagagggcagcacagaatccgaagcgggctccaggctccgagccatcagcacagagcccgacgcggggctcaaacccacggacagcgagatcataacctgagccgaggtcggacgctcaaccagttgagccacccaggtgccccttatttattcatttttaaaagtaatctggAACTCACCACCCCGGGATCGAGAGCCGCGTATACtgtaccgactgaaccagccaggcgccccagaactctTCACGTTTTTAGACAGTAAATCCGTGCACACACTGCGTATTTCATAACACCCCTAGGGTCTGGGACTTCACCTCGTCATCAAACTCATTAACATTTCTGCAGCAAAACGGATGAATATTTAACGAAGTGGAATAAATAAAGGCTATAAATAGCCCCTCGTTAGTTCAGGTCAGATTTTGCTGTGAAATGAGTTTGCGCTAAACTTACGGGggataaaaaaacccaaaaaaccaactTCCAGTTTTCAGAGATTGAGGGGGGCGGTTCTCTGAGTTGCCCATCAGGGAAATTCTGGGTTGTGCTTCCTCTGTCCTAACTCCGACACATTTGGAGGGACTTGAGAATGCCTTGGATGcaccctcaccacccccacccccactctgcgTCCCAGGAGGCGGACCCACCCACACAGACCGAATCAAGACCTCTTTGGCATTTGGTTTGAGGGATCAGTTCAATTGTTGGGAGGCAGGTTGGGTGGGTTCAGCTCTTGTTGAACCCCCAGGGtacccccacctgccccaccgACTGCCCTTGACCCCGCTCGCTGCTTTGTAAACAGTCCCTCCCCAAACGGCCCAGTGTGGGCGCGTCCTCTGTGTCCTGCGGGGGCTGAGCTGGGGACGCCGCCGCTCAGAGAAGGTTTCTGAGGGTTTGGTATGTCTGCGTTTGGAATTGTGCGTTCGAGCGCACTGCGGGCGGGCATGCAAACTGGAGAATCATCAGTCTGAAGGCTTTTGAGCGCGGCTCCAGGGGTAGCCCCAGATCTGATGGGATGCTGGGGTGAGCACCCACATCGGTGTGCCTGAAGCGGTCCTGAAACTGTGGTGTGGCACGCGTCAGTGTGCTCGCGTCCCTGCCCGAGATGGGACGGTTGACCCCGGAGAGGGGGCGGCTGTGGCGTGGCTGCGAGTTACATGGGCACAGCTGGGACACGCGACAGGATGGGAGCATGACTGCATCACTCTTTGAGACGGCCAGCTGGCTGTGTGTGACTATCACAGGGCCCCAGTGTTCTAAGTTTGTGGCTGTTGTTCGAGCGGCCGGTTGTCCCGTCTGCGAGACAGCGTGTGTGGATTACGACACGGGTGGCTTTGCGACTCTGTGGGGCCGGATGATCGGCCTGGGTGTGCATCGGAGGCTGCTCGAAGACGCGGGACACGGCTGGGCCACTGAGTGGGTTGTAACCGGCCCCGCAGCCGTGGGGCTCTTCTTGCTCAGCAGGTGCAGATTAGGAGTTGTGGGGCAGAGGGTCCTCGGGGCCCGTCTGTGTCTGCTGCGTGCGGCACGCCCGGGTCTGTGGCCGGGAGCCTGTATCATGTGGTATAACCGTCGCGGGTGTCGGTAGGGTGTGTGGGTGTCGCCGAGTCTACGGGTGGTCTGTTGGCGCGAgtgtgtgcctgtgcgtgtgtgcacgtgcatgcaccgTCGTCCGGCCGGGTCCCGGTCTGTGTAGCCGCCGCGCCGGGGGGGCACGAGCCCTGTGGTCCCGCGTGTCTGACTGTGGCTGAGTCTGGGTGGTGTGCACGCCCCCACGCTGTAGCCCAGCTGTGCCTGCTCATGGCTTTGGTCGCGGGGTGACGCCTGGTGCCCCATCCCCGGCCCACCTGAtctgggaggctggggcaggaggccGGGTAGTCCTCGAGATCTTCCCTGCAGCCGCCATCCCGATCCTCGATGACCAAGTCGATGGGCATCTTTCCCTTGAGGCAGGTGATGTAGCGGTGACAGAAGTTGTCGCACAGGTCGTGGACCTGGGGGGGCACCGGGGTACTGGGGGGGCCACccgggggccagggctggggtgtACAGGGACGGGGGCAGCATTCGGCTTCAACTCCAGTGGGCAGAGAGCCtgaaggaggggtggagggggcgagaagagcagggagggggggggacaagCGAGGGTGTGAGGGGAGTGGGAAGCACTCACCTTCTGCAGCTCCAGCAGGTGGAACCGGAGCACCTGAATGGCCTGTATCATCTGtagaaggagacaggaagggacggggagggggagagggagggaaggagcgggggaagaaagagagagaaggagggagaaggacgagaggaggaggaggaggagaaaggagagaaaaggagatagagGAACGGGAAGAATGAGATagaatgacagagacagaggacagggagacagagagagacagaaccacaggggcagagagcaacagagacagagacccagaattACGGGAAGATGGAATGTTAGAgagtcagagacaaaggaagagaagcaagaggggcagagacaggaaaggaTCCATcacaagaggagagaaggaacGTACGCTATAATGGAAATACCCCATCTTGTCCCCTGTTCCACGTCCCACCCTTTGCCTgcgaactacatttcccagactcctttgccaAAGGGTTCGGCCAATAGGAAGCCCCGGCGGGAGCTGGAAaccaaaaggaagagagaggccagggtatttctccttccctctccctctcctttctctcctctctcctctccccttcgcAGCCAAGTCCCTGCCCTCGTTTTGGGGTAGGTTCTCATCCTGACTGATAGAACAGCCAATGCCTATTGAGTCTCTGTtcagtgccaggcactgatctAAGTGCTTGACTCTTTTTAGCTCATTatatcctcacaacagccctacaAGATAGAAATTGCTACTAgctaggaaactgaggcacaaggagaCGCAGCTACTTGCCCTGGTTCACAGaactagtgagtggcagagcttggacttgaacccaggccatCGGTCCCCATTCTCAAACTCTTGGCTATAGTCATTGCGAACAGGCAACAACGATCACTATTTGAGAAAGGGGGTCAGGTGATCTCCTCTCCGCTCCCACAACGAACCCCAGGGctgtggagggagggacaggagacCCCTGCTGAGGAGGGAGCGTTGGGGAGGGCCCAGATCTCACCAGATTGTCCAGCTCCGGGTTGGAGGAGAAGAGGGGCCTCTCGGAGCGGacctggaaggaagagagaagccagagagggTGCGTCCTGTCTCCAGCCCTCCTCTCCTCACTGGCTCTCCTGGCCCAGAGCAGACGGGGGTGCCTACCTGCTTAGCAAAGGCAGCGATGTCCTCGTTGAAGGAGTCAGAGGAGCAGACGTCACCGCCTGGAGgtgtgcccagcccagccccggccCCGTCTCGGGGCGAGCATGTGGCCAATTCACATTTCTCAAAGACCAGGGCCAGCAGCGGGAAGAGCGGGTGTCTgggggaagcaggagagaaggcTCATGAGGGGAGGCCAGGGGCCTGCAGAGGACAGAGCACCTGGGAGAA from Panthera uncia isolate 11264 unplaced genomic scaffold, Puncia_PCG_1.0 HiC_scaffold_106, whole genome shotgun sequence includes the following:
- the LOC125916734 gene encoding homeobox protein Meis3 is translated as MPPWGSLPLTSPQYDELPHYPGIVDGTATLAGFAEAVAAAPRAPGPYGPHRPPQPQPPGLDSDGLRREKDEIYGHPLFPLLALVFEKCELATCSPRDGAGAGLGTPPGGDVCSSDSFNEDIAAFAKQVRSERPLFSSNPELDNLMIQAIQVLRFHLLELQKVHDLCDNFCHRYITCLKGKMPIDLVIEDRDGGCREDLEDYPASCPSLPDQNNTWIRDHEDSGSVHLGTPGPSSGGLASQSGDNSSDQGDGLDTSMASPSSGGEDEELDQERRHNKKRGIFPKVATNIMRAWLFQHLSHPYPSEEQKKQLAQDTGLTILQVNNWFINARRRIVQPMIDQSNRTGQSAAFSPEGQPMGSYTEAQPHMTVRPPGPMGMSLNLEGEWHYL